In Streptomyces sp. NBC_00306, a single genomic region encodes these proteins:
- a CDS encoding sigma-70 family RNA polymerase sigma factor: MRKDAAVADDRPQRARHRSDKPRTDSSAPDEELMRALYREHAGPLLAYVLRLVAGDRQRAEDVVQETLIRAWKNAGQLNRATGSVRPWLVTVARRIVIDGHRSRQARPQEVDPSPLEVMPAEDEIDKALWLMTLSDALDDLTPAHREVLVETYFKGRTVNEAAETLGIPSGTVRSRVFYALRSMKLALEERGVRA; this comes from the coding sequence GTGCGCAAGGATGCCGCCGTGGCCGATGACCGTCCGCAGAGGGCACGCCATCGAAGCGATAAGCCACGCACCGACTCCTCAGCACCTGATGAGGAACTCATGCGCGCGCTCTATCGCGAACATGCGGGTCCTCTGCTCGCCTATGTACTGCGCCTCGTTGCCGGCGATCGCCAGCGTGCCGAGGACGTGGTGCAGGAGACGCTCATCCGTGCCTGGAAGAACGCCGGTCAGCTCAACCGAGCAACCGGCTCTGTCCGACCCTGGCTGGTGACGGTCGCACGCCGCATCGTCATCGACGGTCACCGCAGCCGGCAGGCCCGGCCGCAGGAGGTCGATCCGTCGCCGCTGGAGGTCATGCCTGCGGAGGACGAGATCGACAAGGCGTTGTGGCTGATGACGCTCTCTGATGCACTCGATGATTTGACGCCCGCCCACAGGGAAGTTCTTGTCGAGACGTATTTCAAGGGGCGCACGGTCAATGAGGCTGCCGAGACTCTCGGCATACCCAGTGGGACGGTGCGGTCCCGGGTGTTCTACGCACTCCGTTCCATGAAGCTCGCACTGGAGGAAAGGGGGGTCAGGGCATGA